In a genomic window of Bacillota bacterium:
- a CDS encoding TraM recognition domain-containing protein, protein RTVLTSLFGKQEAFFSAVQQVACRNTVKLLKRLRGNEVTIVHMANALRNPAILEEYVAELESTQGQSALTGYFRAEVLGKLADKMQQFALGLRLQVEDLVGNDMLRRIFDGRSGIDLDRHLEGGQVLVVNTALGALGKLGDVFGQFVVMHLQNAVFRRPGNEWTRVPHFLYVDEFPRYLNPDFERLLAIGRSYRCGVVLALQNTSQLLFGESTAFRDVLLGNCRTKVVLNLDDAKDARRFAEEMGEVRVEEERRTVRRFPGLWGWHTDAKQYTEVQRPLFSYTDLQNLAPGTGVVKAVRNGRPQPPVKVEFDLAPPDRRPVPGSARGKEPGELEVVVPERRRGIEVVVPQSESFFPREGGGRR, encoded by the coding sequence GCGCACGGTGCTGACGAGCCTTTTCGGGAAGCAGGAGGCGTTCTTCAGTGCCGTCCAGCAGGTGGCCTGCCGCAACACGGTCAAGCTGCTGAAGCGGCTCAGGGGCAACGAGGTGACCATCGTGCACATGGCCAACGCGCTCCGCAATCCCGCCATCCTGGAGGAGTACGTTGCGGAGCTGGAGTCGACCCAGGGCCAGTCCGCGCTCACGGGCTACTTCCGCGCCGAAGTGCTGGGCAAGCTCGCGGACAAGATGCAGCAGTTCGCCCTGGGGCTCAGGCTGCAGGTGGAGGACCTGGTAGGGAACGACATGCTGCGGCGCATCTTCGACGGCCGGTCGGGGATCGACCTGGACCGGCACCTGGAGGGCGGCCAGGTCCTAGTGGTCAACACCGCCCTGGGTGCCCTGGGCAAGCTGGGGGACGTGTTCGGGCAGTTCGTGGTGATGCACCTGCAGAACGCGGTTTTCCGCCGGCCAGGGAACGAGTGGACGCGGGTGCCGCACTTTCTGTACGTGGACGAGTTCCCGCGCTATCTGAACCCGGACTTCGAGCGTTTGCTCGCCATCGGGCGCTCGTACCGGTGCGGGGTGGTGCTGGCCCTGCAGAACACCTCGCAGCTTCTCTTTGGCGAGTCCACCGCGTTCCGCGACGTGCTCCTGGGCAACTGCCGCACCAAGGTGGTGCTGAACCTGGACGACGCCAAAGACGCCCGGCGGTTCGCCGAGGAGATGGGCGAGGTGCGGGTTGAGGAAGAGAGGCGCACGGTGCGCCGGTTCCCGGGGCTCTGGGGCTGGCACACGGACGCCAAGCAGTACACCGAGGTGCAGCGGCCCCTCTTCTCCTACACCGACCTGCAGAACCTGGCCCCGGGCACGGGGGTGGTGAAGGCGGTGCGGAACGGCCGCCCGCAGCCGCCCGTAAAGGTTGAGTTCGACCTCGCCCCTCCCGACCGCAGGCCCGTCCCGGGCAGCGCTCGCGGAAAGGAGCCCGGGGAGTTGG